Proteins from one Impatiens glandulifera chromosome 2, dImpGla2.1, whole genome shotgun sequence genomic window:
- the LOC124923755 gene encoding secreted RxLR effector protein 161-like, with product MSNAKFVNVPLASHFVLSKDQSPKTETEITEIKNVLYSNAIGSVMYLRINTRPDIAYTISCLSRFMSNPGMPHWNSLKWLLRYLKITVDVVLTFSKCSVGTKLVGYVDSNYVNDRDNRKSINSYVFTLCGSCISWKSQLQPIVALSTTKSEYVAATETFKETI from the coding sequence ATGTCTAATGCTAAATTTGTGAATGTGCCTCTTGCTTCCCACTTTGTATTAAGTAAGGATCAGTCTCCTAAGactgaaactgaaataactgaaataaaGAATGTTCTTTATTCCAATGCTATAGGGTCTGTTATGTATCTCAGGATTAACACAAGGCCTGATATTGCATATACAATTAGTTGCTTGAGTAGATTTATGTCTAATCCTGGTATGCCTCATTGGAATTCTTTGAAATGGcttttgagatatctaaaaATCACTGTTGATGTTGTCTTGACTTTCTCTAAGTGTTCTGTAGGTACTAAGTTGGTTGGTTATGTGGATTCCAATTATGTTAATGATAGGGATAATAGAAAGTCTATTAATtcctatgtgtttactttgtgtGGCTCTTGCATAAGTTGGAAGTCTCAACTTCAACCCATTGTTGCTTTATCTACTACAAAATCTGAGTATGTAGCTGCCACTGAAACTTTTAAGGAAACAATTTAG
- the LOC124927098 gene encoding purine permease 3-like, whose protein sequence is MEIEGIEKSVSKKMKRFLLILNCILLGVGNSGGPLIMRLYFLRGGKRIWLSSFLETTGCPIIFIPLLIVYLHRRRRHQSTPLFFTTPPLFFAAAFIGVLTGLDNYLYAYGVSLLPISTSALINTSHLVFTAGFAFLLVRQKLTSFSLNAIFLLTMGSVLLAVHSNGDRPEGESNKEYYLGFIMTVAAAALYGLVLPMVELMYKKTKQRMSYTVVMEVQLVMCFFSTLLCCVGMFINNDFKAIPKEAREYELGKRNYYLVLIGNGILWQCFFLGSIGVIFTSSSLCSAIITTADLPITQILGVLLYKEKYKTEKALSLILSLWGFLSYFYGQIKDNNKNQKKNEDQNPEDKQTSDDVA, encoded by the exons ATGGAGATTGAAGGTATAGAAAAAAGTGTAAgtaagaagatgaagagattCTTACTAATTCTAAACTGCATTCTACTCGGCGTCGGAAACAGCGGCGGTCCTCTCATTATGCGCCTCTATTTTCTCCGCGGCGGAAAACGCATATGGCTTTCTAGTTTCCTTGAAACCACCGGCTGCCCCATCATTTTCATTCCCCTTCTCATCGTCTATCtccaccgccgccgccgccatCAATCTACTCCTCTCTTCTTCACGACTCCGCCCCTCTTCTTCGCCGCTGCCTTCATCGGAGTACTGACCGGACTTGACAACTACCTTTACGCGTACGGAGTATCCCTCCTTCCAATCTCCACCTCCGCCTTAATCAACACCTCACACCTAGTTTTCACGGCGGGTTTTGCTTTTCTCCTTGTAAGACAGAAATTAACTTCGTTTTCATTGAACGCGATTTTCTTATTGACGATGGGATCAGTGTTACTGGCTGTGCATTCGAACGGGGACAGGCCCGAAGGGGAATCGAATAAGGAATACTATTTGGGTTTTATAATGACGGTTGCGGCGGCGGCGCTTTATGGGTTGGTGTTGCCGATGGTGGAATTGATGTATAAGAAGACCAAACAGAGGATGAGTTATACGGTCGTTATGGAAGTTCAACTTGTTATGTGTTTCTTCTCTACTCTTTTATGTTGTGTTGGTATGTTCATTAATAATGACTTTAAG GCGATTCCAAAGGAAGCAAGGGAATATGAATTAGGAAAAAGGAATTATTACCTTGTATTAATAGGCAATGGAATACTATGGCAATGTTTCTTCCTAGGCTCCATTGGAGTTATCTTCACATCCTCATCTCTCTGTTCTGCCATCATAACAACTGCTGACCTTCCCATAACTCAAATCTTAGGTGTTCTTCTCTACAAAGAGAAGTACAAGACAGAAAAGGCACTTTCACTTATCCTTTCTCTCTGGGGTTTTCTCTCCTACTTCTATGGACAGATCAAAGATAATAATAAGAATCAGAAGAAGAATGAAGATCAAAACCCAGAAGATAAACAGACATCGGATGATGTAGCTTAG